In Magnetococcales bacterium, one DNA window encodes the following:
- a CDS encoding nucleotidyltransferase substrate binding protein — MSRLSVEALERAVTALEDGLREYAEHPVLTMRDGVIQRFEIAMDLSWKLLQRTLKDILTINPGAIRTKEDMFRVAAEYELLTNTERWLGHYEARNQTSHIYDAGLAAQVFDRISSFLPDVRELVARLKDAA; from the coding sequence ATGTCGCGCTTGAGCGTTGAGGCGTTGGAACGGGCGGTAACTGCATTGGAAGATGGGCTGCGTGAGTATGCCGAACATCCTGTTCTGACCATGCGGGATGGCGTCATCCAACGGTTTGAAATTGCCATGGACCTCTCGTGGAAACTGCTGCAACGCACTTTGAAGGATATTCTGACGATCAACCCGGGAGCGATCCGAACCAAGGAAGACATGTTCCGTGTTGCCGCGGAGTACGAGTTGCTCACGAATACGGAGCGTTGGCTGGGTCATTACGAAGCCCGAAACCAGACTTCGCACATCTACGATGCCGGTCTGGCAGCGCAGGTATTCGACCGTATTTCCTCGTTCCTGCCGGATGTCCGGGAACTTGTCGCGAGGTTGAAGGATGCCGCTTGA
- a CDS encoding chemotaxis protein CheW, translating into MTGTFSRDSDYLVFTVKGTPYGVISHDIVSVIDMPEFTPVPNSPPEMRGVIPFREGNLPLFDLRVLLGSKARTEEIRELVTTMEMRKQDHVNWLNKLKDEVFHDRSLSVQTNPHLCAFGKWYDTFSSDNSYLNTYMARFDAPHKEIHGIAIQAKKLIDEGKKQDAVALINKTENGLLASLLELFNGIGDLVQRYMREYVVVFVSDGTRFAMAVDDIRFFSHLDQIEYPLQSNVTAGADGVVQAIGRYRTENSDALTDVLLIEVARILEHFA; encoded by the coding sequence GTGACAGGAACATTTTCTCGGGATTCGGATTATCTGGTGTTTACCGTCAAGGGGACTCCCTATGGGGTCATTTCCCATGACATTGTTTCGGTCATCGACATGCCGGAGTTCACTCCGGTCCCCAACAGTCCTCCGGAGATGCGGGGGGTGATTCCCTTTCGCGAGGGCAATCTGCCATTGTTCGATCTAAGAGTCCTGCTCGGGTCGAAGGCGCGGACGGAGGAGATTCGAGAGCTGGTGACCACCATGGAAATGCGCAAGCAGGACCATGTCAACTGGTTGAACAAACTCAAGGATGAAGTGTTTCACGACAGGTCCCTCTCGGTCCAGACCAATCCTCATCTGTGCGCCTTCGGGAAATGGTACGACACCTTTTCCTCGGACAACAGTTACCTGAATACCTATATGGCCCGTTTCGACGCGCCGCACAAGGAGATTCACGGCATTGCCATCCAGGCCAAGAAATTGATCGATGAGGGAAAAAAACAGGATGCGGTCGCGCTGATCAACAAGACCGAGAATGGCCTGTTGGCATCGTTGCTGGAGTTGTTCAACGGCATTGGCGACCTGGTGCAGCGGTACATGCGGGAGTATGTCGTGGTGTTTGTTTCCGACGGGACCCGGTTCGCCATGGCGGTGGACGACATTCGTTTTTTCAGCCATCTCGACCAGATTGAATATCCATTGCAATCCAACGTCACCGCCGGTGCCGATGGGGTGGTCCAGGCCATCGGGCGCTACCGCACGGAAAACAGTGACGCATTGACCGATGTCCTCCTGATCGAGGTCGCACGAATCCTGGAACACTTTGCCTGA
- a CDS encoding MerR family transcriptional regulator: MSKPSDDDTHDFPPRADDAGSGGPEEMIKIGEAARLLGISLRTIHMYEREGLFIAYKNKAGTRYFSKEDIRWFVELRRMIKSSLSIAGIRALMSLIPCWEIRPCDYRSRTNCPAITDHQAPCWANQNNLCEETGQQCRNCKVYRLRFKAATLKNVVEIKPKEGIGFSPQT; encoded by the coding sequence ATGTCCAAACCATCGGACGATGACACTCACGATTTCCCCCCTCGGGCCGATGACGCCGGTTCGGGCGGCCCGGAGGAAATGATCAAGATCGGAGAAGCAGCCAGGCTGCTTGGCATCTCCTTGCGCACCATACACATGTACGAACGTGAAGGGCTGTTCATTGCCTACAAGAACAAGGCGGGAACCCGTTATTTTTCCAAGGAGGACATCCGCTGGTTCGTCGAATTGCGCCGGATGATCAAGTCGAGTCTCAGCATCGCCGGCATTCGCGCCTTGATGTCGCTCATTCCCTGCTGGGAAATCCGTCCCTGCGACTATCGTTCCCGGACCAACTGTCCCGCCATCACCGATCACCAGGCCCCCTGCTGGGCCAACCAGAACAACCTGTGCGAGGAAACAGGACAGCAATGCCGGAATTGTAAGGTCTACCGGTTGCGTTTCAAGGCCGCCACCCTCAAAAACGTGGTGGAAATCAAACCCAAGGAAGGGATCGGATTCTCGCCTCAAACCTGA
- a CDS encoding FHA domain-containing protein, whose amino-acid sequence MANMVCFDMDGFVYHDSCINHGCNSIGGPKTIMPQDVPFIQRFLRNSGRLEFAALEALAGNHDEQQFIRQLQVPVLMGNEVIPGTLTSRPNEVVMRFQADEPDLRQRPVPIRPSLMHLIFPFIKRKDSDREDFFSIGRDEGNDFVLPDYTIAPIQAGIRRTGANRYLLRGAATVNPTLLNGRVNDRGEMFLHDEDRLTFGRYEFLFLTPSALYCRFRGVELKPRIMQFLDALGKADHDALKDYAIRHGQDLFVQLIMNPSFVGSGLFRGYSLDRSLEDTETTMAFLPDLTFGPEPKQLKMLERAIYPLVMPEIDGESCPAIRIGRAEANDIIMPEGSISNRHACIDILGPGQYHLSDLDSTNGTFVDGKAIPARGIDLKDGQRVKMGRFEFMFLFPGSLYCRMAPENVRR is encoded by the coding sequence ATGGCAAACATGGTCTGTTTTGACATGGATGGTTTCGTGTATCATGATTCATGCATCAATCATGGATGCAACTCCATCGGCGGTCCCAAGACAATCATGCCCCAGGATGTACCTTTCATACAACGTTTTCTCAGAAATTCCGGGCGACTGGAGTTTGCGGCGTTGGAAGCCCTTGCCGGGAACCACGATGAACAGCAATTCATTCGCCAATTGCAGGTTCCGGTCCTCATGGGTAACGAGGTGATCCCTGGGACGTTGACGAGCCGACCGAACGAGGTCGTGATGCGGTTCCAGGCGGATGAACCCGACCTTCGTCAACGTCCCGTCCCGATTCGTCCTTCCCTGATGCACCTGATCTTTCCCTTCATCAAACGCAAGGATTCGGATCGGGAGGATTTTTTTTCGATCGGTCGGGACGAAGGGAATGATTTTGTCCTCCCCGACTATACCATCGCCCCCATTCAGGCGGGAATTCGGCGGACAGGGGCCAATCGGTATCTGTTGCGTGGCGCTGCCACCGTCAATCCGACCCTTCTCAATGGCCGCGTCAATGATCGCGGCGAAATGTTTCTCCATGACGAAGACCGTCTGACGTTCGGTCGTTATGAATTTCTTTTTTTGACGCCAAGTGCGCTTTATTGCCGTTTCCGTGGGGTGGAACTGAAACCGAGGATCATGCAGTTTCTCGACGCATTGGGAAAGGCGGATCACGATGCGCTCAAGGATTATGCCATCCGCCATGGTCAGGACCTGTTCGTGCAGTTGATCATGAATCCCAGTTTTGTCGGGTCGGGCTTGTTCCGGGGATATTCCCTGGACCGGTCCCTGGAGGATACCGAGACGACAATGGCGTTTCTTCCCGACCTGACGTTTGGTCCTGAACCCAAGCAGTTGAAAATGCTGGAACGGGCCATCTATCCCCTGGTGATGCCGGAGATCGATGGGGAATCTTGCCCGGCCATCCGGATCGGACGGGCCGAGGCCAACGACATCATCATGCCCGAGGGATCCATCTCCAATCGCCATGCCTGCATCGACATCCTGGGGCCTGGACAGTATCACCTGAGCGATCTGGATTCGACCAACGGCACCTTCGTCGATGGCAAGGCCATCCCTGCCAGGGGGATCGATCTGAAGGACGGCCAACGGGTCAAGATGGGACGATTTGAGTTCATGTTTCTTTTCCCCGGATCGCTTTATTGTCGCATGGCTCCGGAGAATGTTCGCCGATGA
- a CDS encoding nucleotidyltransferase domain-containing protein: MPLDLRSDHLAIVQDILRHHAPDREVWAFGSRVRGTARAASDLDLCIRGDEPIGFERLGRLRDAFSVSVLPFKVDMVDWATTSEGFRRIIEMNRVVVQYSESGFRASILEIS; this comes from the coding sequence ATGCCGCTTGATCTCCGATCCGACCACCTGGCCATCGTCCAGGATATCCTGCGGCATCATGCGCCGGACCGGGAGGTGTGGGCCTTCGGTTCCCGGGTCCGGGGAACGGCACGCGCGGCCTCGGATCTGGATCTGTGTATCCGGGGAGATGAACCCATTGGGTTTGAACGGCTGGGGCGGTTGCGGGATGCCTTTTCGGTAAGCGTTCTGCCCTTCAAGGTGGACATGGTGGATTGGGCAACGACATCAGAGGGATTCAGAAGGATTATCGAAATGAACCGGGTGGTGGTGCAATATTCGGAAAGCGGTTTTCGCGCATCAATTTTAGAAATATCGTAA
- a CDS encoding response regulator, with the protein MFDNALIDRRNSLPRILIVDDNPADIKLLIGILSELGRIQVATDGAQVLSLVKNHPPDLVLLEVRLPGMDGFEVCRSLKSEPETRIIPVIFITAHDTPQGQDTGLECGAIDYIAKPFNPRFMRMRIGNQLRQRDEERMHQRLCLQQQLILDAIGEGIIGFDHHCRITLANPAATRLLGAPEADLLGLRLQEMTQLDRIDGTPFETEQCVLCHRNDDSVPSHRGEALFRNRNGMPFPVEYTTSMVRHEGRRLGCVVVLRDISRQQEMELRYQRRLASRIAINALLETSVEPMSMERQLDVALEIILSVSWLPSLYKGAFFLVNHVTGHLEMVASKGLSPEAKACCAHLAPGECLCGQAGQTRQLVFAGEDECRHYSEAGEDLHHGHICVPLTDKEQLIGVVTIPVKPGHKPDTEELAFLTTLSKTLTSIIGRRRLEQKVNATQPWKG; encoded by the coding sequence ATGTTCGATAACGCCCTGATCGACCGCCGGAATTCCCTGCCACGCATCCTGATCGTCGATGACAATCCGGCGGATATCAAACTTTTGATTGGCATTTTGTCGGAACTCGGACGCATCCAGGTCGCGACCGATGGCGCGCAGGTTCTCTCCCTGGTGAAAAACCATCCCCCGGATTTGGTATTGCTGGAGGTTCGATTGCCGGGCATGGATGGCTTCGAGGTCTGCCGGTCCCTGAAATCCGAACCGGAAACCCGCATCATTCCCGTTATTTTCATCACTGCCCATGACACGCCCCAGGGACAGGATACCGGTTTGGAGTGCGGGGCCATCGACTATATCGCCAAACCGTTCAATCCCCGCTTCATGCGAATGCGCATCGGCAACCAATTGCGACAGCGCGACGAGGAACGCATGCATCAACGACTTTGCCTGCAACAACAGTTGATTCTGGATGCGATCGGGGAAGGAATCATCGGTTTCGACCACCATTGCCGGATCACTCTGGCCAATCCCGCGGCGACCCGTCTGCTGGGCGCCCCCGAGGCGGACCTGCTGGGTCTGCGGCTTCAGGAAATGACGCAACTTGACCGCATCGATGGCACCCCATTCGAGACGGAGCAATGCGTCTTATGCCATCGAAACGACGATTCCGTCCCGAGCCACCGGGGAGAAGCGCTTTTTCGCAACCGCAACGGCATGCCTTTTCCCGTGGAATATACCACGTCCATGGTTCGGCACGAGGGAAGGCGCCTTGGTTGCGTCGTCGTCCTGCGCGATATTTCCCGGCAACAGGAGATGGAATTGCGCTATCAGCGACGTCTCGCTTCCCGAATCGCCATCAATGCCCTGCTGGAAACCAGCGTGGAACCGATGAGCATGGAACGGCAACTTGATGTGGCCCTGGAGATCATCCTTTCGGTCTCCTGGCTTCCCTCCCTGTACAAGGGGGCCTTTTTTCTCGTGAACCACGTCACCGGACACCTGGAAATGGTGGCCTCCAAGGGCCTGTCCCCCGAGGCGAAGGCCTGTTGCGCCCACCTGGCCCCCGGAGAATGTCTTTGCGGCCAGGCGGGTCAGACCCGGCAACTGGTCTTCGCCGGCGAGGATGAGTGCCGCCATTATTCCGAGGCAGGAGAAGACCTTCACCACGGACACATTTGCGTCCCTCTGACCGACAAGGAGCAACTGATCGGCGTCGTCACAATCCCGGTGAAACCTGGCCACAAACCCGACACCGAGGAATTGGCCTTCCTCACCACACTGTCGAAAACCTTGACCAGCATCATCGGACGACGGCGCCTGGAACAGAAAGTAAACGCGACACAACCTTGGAAAGGATGA
- a CDS encoding response regulator: MVMILVLTGLSVGGIVIGVLYFTTFKEQTATLTRVVRGQAHLVERLANERGVDLNQDNHLDECALVRKMLEIVQGIDLGDSGEFVLGRKNGDQVEFLFPSSQLDNTIPPPVDFGNFLAVPMQNALMGLSGVGIETDYRGEKVLAAYQPVGVFGWGLVAKKDVKELRAPFVHAASVAGSVGMVIIVLGVVLFRWIGQPVLRRLEDSEKKYRDLFEFANDGILLIDLGKLVVQDVNWLAARQLGYAREELLGLDVREISVSDPTEEAEDCFLRLMQADGLVCNHLFRCKDGSRIFVEISARRLSLGGVQGVQWLVRDITERKKIEHELLRHRENLEEMVQQRTDELRKARDAAEEGARTRESFLINMSHEIRTPMNGVLGMADLILKTSLSQQQRHYVETIHRSGRTLLRIINDILDFSKIQAGRLTLERLQFDLDVVILDIRNLFLQRARSRGLTFELRVVEGVPSRLVGDPYRLNQVLFNLVGNAIKFTERGTVVLSVDLLELHEENVLLRFHVQDSGIGISEEFQRNMFQAFSQEDTSVARRFGGTGLGLAITQRLLCLMGSRLEVESVVGQGAKFWFEVRFDRPQPGDQEGMGVWQQARQSVIDANTMFTGNILLVEDNLVNQEVAAATLESFGCRVTVAGDGRHALHLLCESDCSFDIVFMDCEMPVLDGIETAMRVRSWERQNGKPGVPIIALTAHVLKESRHRCLDAGMNDFLRKPFSPSDVGEMLHRWLPPERAVIHEKKESDPLALFFLDQATSLDATPSDHGGGMMASDPLVAFSLDQATDPDATSAEHGGMKDGGMEEIFAMPVLDRETLGHIDELSSKRGNDLLEKMVGHFTQRTPLLLAELNAAIERGDGEGVRVAAHTLKSSGLVMGTQRLAGLGRAMENGCKDMDRARILVRQAFVVYEESFQALNELLHGPSRAMENRGAPARTRDS, from the coding sequence TTGGTTATGATTCTCGTCCTGACGGGTCTGTCCGTAGGCGGGATCGTGATCGGTGTGCTTTATTTCACGACCTTCAAGGAACAGACGGCGACTCTGACGCGCGTGGTCAGGGGCCAGGCGCATCTGGTCGAACGCCTGGCCAATGAGCGTGGAGTGGACCTGAATCAAGATAATCATTTGGATGAATGCGCTCTTGTGCGGAAGATGCTGGAAATCGTTCAGGGGATCGATCTGGGAGACAGTGGAGAATTTGTTCTGGGACGGAAGAATGGTGATCAGGTCGAGTTTCTCTTTCCCTCGTCCCAACTTGACAACACCATTCCACCACCGGTTGATTTTGGCAATTTTCTGGCGGTTCCGATGCAGAATGCCTTGATGGGCTTGTCCGGGGTCGGCATCGAAACCGACTACCGTGGTGAAAAGGTTTTGGCTGCTTATCAACCGGTTGGGGTATTTGGCTGGGGGTTGGTGGCCAAGAAGGATGTCAAGGAGCTGCGGGCGCCGTTTGTCCATGCCGCTTCCGTGGCCGGATCCGTCGGAATGGTGATCATTGTCCTGGGGGTCGTTTTGTTTCGGTGGATCGGTCAACCGGTTCTGAGACGGCTTGAGGATTCCGAGAAAAAATATCGCGATCTGTTCGAATTTGCCAACGATGGCATTCTCTTGATCGATCTGGGAAAACTGGTCGTTCAGGATGTCAACTGGTTGGCGGCCAGACAATTGGGGTATGCCCGGGAGGAATTGTTGGGGCTTGATGTTCGGGAAATCTCCGTCTCCGATCCGACCGAGGAAGCGGAGGATTGTTTCCTTCGACTCATGCAGGCGGATGGCCTGGTATGCAACCATCTGTTTCGCTGCAAGGATGGCAGTCGTATTTTTGTCGAGATCAGCGCCAGAAGATTGAGCCTGGGGGGCGTTCAGGGGGTTCAATGGTTGGTCCGGGACATCACCGAGCGCAAAAAAATCGAGCATGAATTGCTCAGGCATCGAGAAAATCTGGAAGAAATGGTCCAACAAAGAACGGATGAATTGCGCAAGGCCAGGGATGCCGCTGAAGAGGGCGCCCGGACCAGGGAAAGTTTCCTGATCAACATGAGCCACGAAATCCGTACCCCCATGAATGGGGTGCTGGGCATGGCCGACCTGATTCTCAAGACATCCCTGAGTCAGCAGCAGCGCCATTATGTCGAGACCATCCATCGTTCTGGCCGCACGCTTCTTAGAATCATCAATGATATTCTTGACTTTTCAAAAATCCAGGCGGGTCGTCTGACCTTGGAGAGGCTTCAGTTCGATCTGGATGTGGTGATCCTGGATATCCGGAACCTGTTTTTGCAGCGGGCACGTAGCCGGGGTCTGACGTTTGAACTGCGTGTCGTCGAAGGAGTTCCCTCGCGTCTTGTCGGGGATCCCTATCGACTCAACCAGGTCTTGTTCAACCTGGTCGGAAACGCCATTAAATTTACCGAACGGGGGACTGTTGTATTGTCGGTGGATCTTTTGGAACTGCATGAGGAAAATGTTCTGTTGCGCTTTCATGTCCAGGATAGCGGCATTGGCATTTCCGAGGAATTTCAACGGAACATGTTTCAGGCGTTCTCCCAGGAGGACACTTCCGTTGCACGCCGCTTTGGCGGGACAGGATTGGGTTTGGCCATTACCCAGCGGTTGCTGTGTTTGATGGGGAGCCGTCTGGAGGTGGAGAGTGTTGTGGGGCAGGGGGCGAAATTCTGGTTCGAGGTTCGTTTCGACAGACCACAACCTGGGGATCAGGAGGGAATGGGCGTCTGGCAACAGGCGCGGCAGTCGGTCATCGATGCAAATACGATGTTTACGGGAAACATCCTTCTGGTTGAAGACAATCTGGTCAATCAGGAGGTGGCGGCAGCCACCTTGGAATCGTTCGGGTGCCGGGTGACCGTCGCCGGAGACGGCAGGCATGCGTTGCACCTTTTGTGCGAATCGGACTGTTCTTTCGACATCGTGTTCATGGACTGTGAAATGCCCGTTCTCGATGGCATTGAAACGGCCATGCGTGTTCGGTCCTGGGAACGGCAGAATGGAAAACCAGGGGTTCCTATCATTGCCCTGACGGCGCATGTTCTGAAGGAAAGCCGTCATCGCTGTCTCGATGCGGGAATGAATGATTTTCTCCGTAAACCCTTCAGCCCGTCTGACGTGGGTGAGATGTTGCATCGTTGGCTCCCTCCAGAACGGGCGGTAATTCATGAGAAAAAGGAATCCGATCCTCTGGCCCTCTTTTTCCTTGATCAGGCAACCTCTCTGGACGCCACGCCATCGGATCATGGGGGGGGGATGATGGCATCCGATCCCCTGGTCGCCTTTTCCCTCGATCAGGCAACCGATCCAGATGCGACGTCGGCGGAACACGGTGGGATGAAAGACGGTGGGATGGAAGAGATTTTCGCCATGCCGGTTCTGGATCGGGAAACCTTGGGACACATCGACGAATTGTCCAGCAAAAGGGGCAATGACCTTTTGGAAAAAATGGTCGGTCATTTCACCCAGCGAACGCCACTTCTGCTGGCCGAACTCAATGCAGCCATCGAGCGTGGTGATGGCGAAGGGGTTCGGGTGGCGGCGCATACCCTGAAATCCTCGGGTCTGGTCATGGGAACCCAGCGTTTGGCCGGGCTGGGCCGGGCCATGGAGAATGGCTGCAAGGATATGGATCGGGCACGGATCCTTGTTCGACAGGCATTTGTTGTCTACGAAGAATCCTTTCAGGCTCTGAACGAACTTCTTCATGGGCCGTCCCGGGCGATGGAAAACCGTGGCGCTCCGGCAAGGACACGGGACTCATGA
- a CDS encoding S49 family peptidase produces the protein MEPELSDPFDQGKAASSDTLLEHLQLERASERRVIEEMFTQFIAEQRRGRRWRLFFRLFIVGYLVFLAVVGLDGHWDDVSLKSLDKNKGHTAIVELTGPIASGAPAGAHNIIKGLNAAFKDPDTRGVILRINSPGGSPVQAGLIYDEIKRLRKKYTTIPLYAAVEDACLSGGYYVAAAADGIYADKASLVGSIGVVLFNFGLEKVLEKIGVEDRNLTAGKNKAFLNPFRPMQEEEVTHAKGILDRIHSQFVQAVKDGRGDRLKPWKKDLFQGLYWTADEAVELGLVDELGSAQSIAREVIKVEKTVDFTSRDHWVDRIGRSFTETLAQTMFQALTSFSGQPAPR, from the coding sequence ATGGAACCAGAACTTTCCGACCCCTTCGACCAGGGAAAAGCCGCCTCCAGCGACACCCTGCTGGAACATCTGCAATTGGAACGGGCCTCGGAGCGGCGGGTCATCGAGGAGATGTTCACCCAATTCATCGCCGAACAACGGCGGGGACGGCGCTGGAGACTGTTCTTTCGACTGTTCATCGTCGGCTATCTGGTGTTTCTCGCCGTCGTCGGACTCGATGGCCACTGGGACGATGTCTCCCTGAAGTCGTTGGATAAAAACAAAGGACACACCGCCATCGTCGAACTGACAGGTCCCATCGCCAGCGGCGCCCCCGCCGGGGCCCACAACATCATCAAGGGATTGAACGCCGCCTTCAAGGATCCCGATACCCGGGGCGTCATCCTCCGGATCAACTCCCCGGGAGGCTCTCCCGTTCAGGCAGGTTTGATTTACGATGAAATCAAACGGTTGCGCAAGAAATACACCACAATCCCACTCTATGCCGCCGTGGAAGACGCCTGCCTCTCGGGCGGCTATTACGTCGCCGCCGCCGCCGACGGCATCTATGCCGACAAAGCCTCCCTCGTCGGTTCCATCGGCGTTGTGCTCTTCAATTTCGGGCTGGAAAAGGTCCTGGAAAAAATCGGTGTCGAGGACCGCAATCTGACCGCGGGCAAAAACAAGGCATTTCTCAATCCGTTCCGGCCAATGCAGGAAGAAGAGGTCACGCATGCCAAGGGGATCCTCGACCGGATTCACAGCCAGTTCGTCCAGGCGGTCAAGGACGGTCGCGGCGATCGACTGAAACCTTGGAAAAAAGATTTATTCCAGGGACTCTACTGGACCGCGGACGAGGCGGTCGAACTGGGTCTTGTCGATGAACTCGGATCGGCCCAATCGATTGCCCGTGAGGTGATCAAGGTCGAAAAAACAGTCGATTTCACCTCAAGGGACCACTGGGTCGATCGAATCGGACGCAGTTTCACCGAAACCCTGGCCCAGACCATGTTCCAGGCCTTGACCTCTTTCTCGGGTCAACCAGCTCCTCGATAA